The following proteins come from a genomic window of Cydia pomonella isolate Wapato2018A chromosome 28, ilCydPomo1, whole genome shotgun sequence:
- the LOC133532997 gene encoding toll-like receptor 6 isoform X2, protein MGYDTRAALWPGGLKGTRFKNLRELDLRACAITTLSTGTFQGMEKLEALYLSENSILYINAKAFSGLNNLVHLDMSRNYNYDDFGNHKTFVLESLGVMEDLHNLVSLDFSFTRLSQSNLMMFNSFGKSFQRLSLCETGLTKLRAGIFKNTSLRFLDVSGNNGVLNQYGTLSGLENTLEVLYATKVGLVTLDMFERFKRLEILNLQNNEVNLLSTEVTKTMENLQILDLTNNRLSTWIGLKFSYMPRLKYLSLRKNNINMINVNMIEDFKNLQYLGFAENFVICNCHTRELFEIALNADQEPTKQSRLSSQYKERGNMTKFSSYHTGFASYNAIINKRTNVSEACEMDYDCDREIYQDNITASYVLLDYSPTLYQCMQLVEGVYMSFSHPLGCDVVSREVDFDVVIDKGWNKLLALIVIPAIVFPVLVFVFMFRKNFRYFCITVRNSALLSMINKDKVIDDSRIFNYDVFVSYCNDDRGWILDQLLPHLETNCGVSVCLHERDFQVGLSILENIVSCMDRSRSIMLVISKEFLLSQWCQFEMHLAQHRLLETRREDLILVLLEEIPRRLRPTTLHYLMLTKTYIVYPSEAADGAKKDFWRRLGRSVTARRPDNENDSLA, encoded by the exons ACTTTACATCAACGCCAAAGCATTCTCTGGCCTTAACAACTTAGTCCACTTAGATATGAGCAGGAACTACAATTACGATGATTTCGGAAACCATAAGACCTTCGTGCTAGAATCATTGGGTGTCATGGAAGATTTGCACAATCTGGTTTCATTGGATTTTTCTTTCACACGTCTCTCTCAAAGTAATTTGATGATGTTTAATAGTTTTGGAAAGTCTTTCCAAAGACTCTCGCTCTGTGAGACTGGGTTGACGAAGTTACGTGCTGGTATCTTTAAAAACACATCGCTTAGGTTCTTAGATGTTTCTGGAAACAATGGAGTTTTGAACCAATACGGCACGTTAAGTGGACTAGAGAACACCCTGGAAGTATTATACGCCACTAAAGTTGGTTTAGTCACCCTTGACATGTTTGAAAGATTTAAACGTTTGGAGAttttgaatttacagaataatgaGGTCAATCTTCTTTCAACAGAAGTAACAAAAACAATGGAAAATCTACAGATACTGGACTTGACTAATAATAGATTATCTACATGGATCGGTCTTAAGTTCAGTTACATGCCACGCTTGAAGTATTTATCGTTGCGgaaaaataacataaacatGATAAACGTAAACATGATAGAAGATTTCAAGAATTTACAATATCTTGGATTCGCTGAGAACTTTGTCATTTGCAATTGCCATACAAGAGAACTTTTTGAAATTGCTTTAAATGCTGACCAAGAACCAACAAAGCAAAGTAGGCTAAGTTCACAATACAAGGAAAGAGGTAACATGACAAAGTTTAGCAGTTATCATACAGGATTCGCGTCTTATAAcgctattattaataaaagaaCAAACGTCAGTGAAGCTTGCGAAATGGATTATGATTGTGATAGAGAGATATACCAGGATAACATAACTGCAAGCTATGTGCTACTTGATTACAGCCCTACACTCTATCAATGCATGCAGTTGGTCGAAGGGGTCTACATGTCATTTTCACACCCGTTGGGCTGCGATGTGGTGTCTAGAGAAGTGGACTTTgacgtggttattgataaaggTTGGAATAAACTCCTGGCTTTGATCGTCATTCCAGCCATCGTATTTCCTGTGTTGGTCTTCGTGTTTATGTTCAGAAAGAACTTTAGATATTTCTGCATAACAGTCAGGAATTCTGCGCTCTTGAGTATGATTAATAAGGATAAGGTTATAGATG ACTCCCGTATCTTCAACTACGACGTGTTTGTGTCGTATTGTAACGATGATCGCGGATGGATCCTTGACCAGCTCCTGCCACATTTGGAGACCAATTGCGGAGTCAGCGTGTGTCTCCATGAGAGAGATTTTCAG GTGGGCCTCTCAATCCTGGAGAACATAGTGTCCTGTATGGACCGTTCGCGGAGCATCATGCTTGTAATTTCTAAAGAGTTCCTGCTCAGTCAGTGGTGTCAGTTTGAGATGCACCTGGCACAGCACAG ACTTCTAGAAACTCGACGAGAAGACCTCATTCTAGTCCTTCTAGAAGAGATTCCACGCCGTCTGCGGCCAACTACCTTGCACTACTTGATGCTGACTAAGACCTACATAGTCTACCCGAGCGAGGCCGCCGACGGCGCCAAGAAGGACTTTTGGAGGCGGCTCGGGAGGAGTGTCACTGCTAGGAGGCCAGATAATGAGAATGACTCCCTTGCGTGA